From Actinomyces slackii, a single genomic window includes:
- the nox gene encoding H2O-forming NADH oxidase: protein MSKIVVIGANHAGTACVNTILANYGADNEVVVFDQNSNISFLGCGIALWIGQQIAGSEGLFYSDKEQLEAAGATVHMRTVVESIDYGAKEVHVLQDGVRRTESYDRLILATGSSPIVPPIAGAELVEGTREFKASLDNVQYIKLYQNATEVIDKLQDDSIRRVAVVGAGYIGVELAEAFQRLGREVTLVDIAREPLEGYYDPEFGDMMSRTLADHGIRLALGRNVMAVEGRGRVERLVTDLDSFDVDMVVVAVGFRPNTELGAGVLELFDNGAFLVDRNQRTSQPDVYAIGDCATVHDNAAGAPNYIALATNAVRSGVVAAHNACGTGIESAGVQGSNGVRVYDLNMVSTGLTTAKAREFGYDPVATEFTDNQRPEFMLTDNHPVTIKIIFDRTSRVILGCQIASKEDVSMMIHTFSLAIQEKVTIDKLALLDIFFLPHFNKPYNYVTMAALSAPA, encoded by the coding sequence ATGAGCAAGATCGTCGTCATCGGCGCGAACCACGCGGGAACCGCCTGCGTCAACACCATTCTGGCCAACTACGGTGCGGACAATGAGGTGGTCGTCTTCGACCAGAACTCGAATATCTCATTCCTGGGCTGCGGCATCGCGCTGTGGATCGGTCAGCAGATCGCCGGCTCCGAGGGACTCTTCTACTCCGACAAGGAGCAGCTCGAGGCCGCGGGCGCCACCGTTCATATGCGGACCGTGGTGGAGTCCATCGACTACGGGGCCAAGGAGGTCCACGTCCTCCAGGACGGCGTCCGGAGGACGGAGAGCTATGACCGGCTCATCCTGGCCACAGGATCCTCTCCGATCGTCCCGCCCATCGCGGGGGCCGAGCTGGTCGAGGGGACCAGGGAGTTCAAGGCGTCCCTGGACAATGTCCAGTACATCAAGCTCTACCAGAACGCCACGGAGGTGATCGACAAGCTCCAGGATGACTCGATCAGGCGCGTGGCCGTGGTGGGGGCCGGGTATATCGGCGTCGAGCTGGCCGAGGCCTTCCAGCGCCTGGGCCGCGAGGTCACCCTGGTCGATATCGCCCGCGAGCCGCTGGAGGGCTACTACGACCCCGAGTTCGGCGACATGATGAGCCGGACCCTGGCCGACCACGGCATCCGCCTGGCCCTGGGGCGCAATGTCATGGCCGTCGAGGGCCGGGGGAGGGTCGAGCGCCTGGTCACGGATCTGGACTCCTTCGACGTCGACATGGTCGTCGTCGCCGTCGGCTTCCGGCCCAATACGGAGCTGGGGGCAGGGGTGCTGGAGCTGTTCGACAACGGCGCCTTCCTGGTGGACCGCAACCAGCGCACCAGCCAGCCGGATGTCTACGCCATCGGCGACTGCGCCACCGTCCACGACAACGCCGCCGGCGCCCCCAACTACATCGCGCTGGCGACCAACGCCGTGCGCTCGGGCGTCGTCGCCGCGCACAACGCCTGCGGGACCGGCATCGAGTCCGCCGGTGTCCAGGGATCCAACGGCGTGCGCGTCTACGACCTCAACATGGTCTCCACCGGGCTGACCACCGCCAAGGCGAGGGAGTTCGGCTATGACCCGGTGGCCACGGAGTTCACCGACAATCAGCGCCCCGAGTTCATGCTGACCGACAACCACCCGGTGACCATCAAGATCATCTTCGACCGCACCAGCAGGGTGATCCTGGGCTGCCAGATCGCCTCCAAGGAGGATGTCTCGATGATGATCCACACCTTCTCCCTGGCCATCCAGGAGAAGGTCACCATCGACAAGCTCGCCCTGCTCGACATCTTCTTCCTCCCGCATTTCAACAAGCCCTACAACTACGTGACCATGGCGGCGCTGTCCGCGCCGGCCTGA